ACAGCGCCCGCTGGCGCAGCGGGCCAAGGAATCGCTGGCGCGCTTGTTCGAGCGCCTGTGGTGAGGGTGCGGCGGCGGCCGCCGCCTGCCGGCCGGCAGGGTGCAGGGGGCCTGTCCTACACGCAGCCGTCGGGTTGGCCGATGCCCGGCCCGCGGCCCGAAACCTAGAGTTGATTCATCGGATGCAGCCGACGCCAGAACACCACAACGGCAGCTGCCCCCGACCCACCGGCGCCAGGCCCACGAGCCCGGCAAAGCAACACGGCGACCCGCGCACCGCGCACGCCACAACGCACTGGAGCTTCCCCATGAACACCCGCCATGCCCTCGCCGCCATCGTCACCGCCGTGGCTGCCATCACCGTGCTGCCCGGCTGCGCCGTGACGCGCGGCCAGTCCACCGTCGGCGAGTACATCGACGACGCCACCGTCACCACCGCGGTGCGCGCCAAGTTCGTCGAGAACCGCGAGGTCGACGCCGCCGCCATCAAGGTGGAGACGCTCAACGGCGAGGTCATGCTGTCGGGTTTTGCCAAGGACGGCACCGAGCGCATGACGGCCGAATCGCTGGCCCGCGGCGTCAAGGGCGTCAAGGCCGTGAAGAACCAGATCGTGGTGCGCGCCAGCTGAGCGGCCGCCCGCAGCCACCCACCCATCCGAGCACGGAGATCATCGACATGAACTGGGACCGCATCGAAGGCCACTGGAAGCAGCTCAAGGGCAAGGTGCAGGAGCAATGGGGCCACCTCACCGATGACGATTTCGACGTCGTCGACGGCAAGCGCGAACAGCTGGCCGGCAAGATCCAGGCGCGCTACGGCGTGGCCCGCGACGAGGCCGACCGCCAGATCGACGCCTGGCAGGCCCGCAGCGACGAGCAGTGGTTCAACTGAGAGGCTGCCGGCGACCCGAAAGCCGGCGACCCGACTGCCGGTGAACCAGGCGCCGGTTCGACCCTGGTGAACCCACTGGCCAACCCACCGAATACGCAGGGCGACTGCGGCTTCACGTCCGGCCGGGTCGGCTGCGCGCCGCCCCGGCCGGCGTCTTTTTGAGGCCCCGGCCCAGCGCCCGACCCGCCCACCCCGATCCGCCATCCGACTGGAGCGCACCGCATGATTTCCGATGAAACGCTTGAACGCCTGGACCAGCTGCTCGATGGCGAGCGCGTGGCCATGCTCACCCGCTGGACGCCCGACGGCCTGCTGCACAGCAAGCCCATGACCGTGCTGCAGCACGACGCCGGTGGCGCGTTCTGGTTCTATGTGCGCAGCGTCGCCGGTCAAGACGACGACGAGGTGCAGTACCGCCATGTCAACCTGGCCTTCAGCAACCCCGACAAGGGCCGCCATGTCTCGCTGGCCGGCCAGGGCCGCATCGTGCGCGACCGGGCGCTGATCGAGTCGCTGTGGACGGCGGCCGCCAAGCCCTGGTTTCCCGATGGCCCGCAGGCGCCCGAGCTGGCGCTGCTGGAGATCATCCCCACCCACGCCGAGTACTGGGACGGCCCGTCCAACGTGTTCTCGCGCGCATTGGCCATGGCCGCGTCGATTGCCGCCGGCAAGCCCATCGGCCTGGGCGAGCATGCCGAGATCGACCTGACGGCCGGCGTGCGCCCTTGACCCCCGCCGTGTCCTGGCCACGCCGTGCGCTGGCCGCCGCGCTGGCCCTGGTGGCCGTGGGCGGCCTGGTGTTCGTGGCCGGCGAGTTGAGCGGCTGGCGCGTGCTGGCCGGGCCGGCCGAGCGCTGGCTGAGCGAGCGCGTGGGCCACCGCGTGCAGCTGGGCCGCGACGCTGACGACGAGAGCTTTCGCCTGAGCCTGTGGCGCGGCATCCGGCTGCAGGCCGGGCATGTGCGGGTTGATTCCTCGGCCTGGCCCGACGCCCGGGCGCTGGCCCAGGCCGATGGCCTGCGCCTGGTGGCACGCTGGCGCGACCTGCTGGCCTGGCGGCCGGGCGAGCCGCTGGCGCTGCGCCAGGTCAGCGCCGAGCGGCTGGTGCTGCACCTCGAGCGCCGTGCCGACGGCCGCGCCAACTGGACCCGCGCCGATGCCGCCACCACCGCGCCGGCCGACCCCGATGCCACCGGCGGCGCACCGGTCAGCGTGGGCATGCTCACCGCCCGCCAGGGCACGCTGACCTGGCTGGATGTGCCGCAGCGCGCCGATGTGCGCGTGCAGTTCGCCTTGAACGAATCATCCGCCGGCAGCGCCGCGCCGGGCGCCACGCCGTCCGCGCAAGGCCTGCAGGCCAGCGCCGAAGGGCACTACCGTGGCCTGCCGCTGCGCGCCCGGCTGCAGACCGGCACGCTGCGCCCCTGGCTCGACGACCCCGACGCGGTGGCCGACCTGGCCCTGCAGCTGCAGGCCGAGATCGGCCGCACCCGCGGCAGCTTTGCCGGTGCGCTGCGCGACCCGCTGCATGGCCGCGCGCTGCTGGGCCGCTTCACGCTCGACGGCCCCTCGCTGGCCGCCGTGGGCCAGCCCATCGGCGTGACCCTGCCCACCACCGCCGCCTTCCGCATGAACGGCCTGCTGGCCCTGCAGGGCCCGGTGTGGAATGTGGTGGTCTCGCGCGCCAGCATCGGCCAGAGCCTGCTGGACGGCGAGTTCCGCTACGACAGCCGGCGCCTGCCGCGGCCCACGCTGGCCGGCCGCCTGCATGCCAAGGCCCTGTGGCTGGCCGATCTGGGCCCGGCCATCGGCACCGGCACCGGCACCGGCCCCGTGGCCACCCCGGTGCGGGCGCCCGGCCGCGTGCTGCCCGACCGCCGCTTCGACCTGCCCTCGCTGCGCGCGATGGACGCCAATGTGCTGCTGCGCCTGGACCGGCTCGACTTCGGCACCCCCGCGCTGCAGCCCGTGGCCCCGCTCAACGCCCACCTCACGCTGCAGGACGGCGTGCTGCGCCTGGCCGAGCTGGAGGCGCGGCTGGCTCAGGGCCGGCTGTCGGGCAGCCTGCAGCTCGACGGCCGGCAGGACCGCGCGCTGTGGCAGGCCGATCTGCAGGGCCGCGGCCTGCGCCTGGCGCAGTGGCTGCGCGCGGTGCAGCGGCCCGGCCAGCCGCCCTATGCCGACGGCCTGATCAGTGCCCAGCTGCAGCTGCGCGGCAGCGGCCGATCCACCGCCGAGCTGCTGGCCAGCGCCGATGGCCGGCTGGGCCTGCGCTGGACCGAGGGCCAGGTCTCGCACCTGCTGATCGAGGCCGCCGGTCTCGACATCGCCCAGGGCCTGGGCCTGCTGATCAAGGGCGACGACAGCCTGCCGGTGAGCTGCGGGATCGCCGACCTGGCGGTGCG
This portion of the Aquabacterium sp. OR-4 genome encodes:
- a CDS encoding BON domain-containing protein, with translation MNTRHALAAIVTAVAAITVLPGCAVTRGQSTVGEYIDDATVTTAVRAKFVENREVDAAAIKVETLNGEVMLSGFAKDGTERMTAESLARGVKGVKAVKNQIVVRAS
- a CDS encoding CsbD family protein — its product is MNWDRIEGHWKQLKGKVQEQWGHLTDDDFDVVDGKREQLAGKIQARYGVARDEADRQIDAWQARSDEQWFN
- a CDS encoding pyridoxamine 5'-phosphate oxidase family protein, with the protein product MISDETLERLDQLLDGERVAMLTRWTPDGLLHSKPMTVLQHDAGGAFWFYVRSVAGQDDDEVQYRHVNLAFSNPDKGRHVSLAGQGRIVRDRALIESLWTAAAKPWFPDGPQAPELALLEIIPTHAEYWDGPSNVFSRALAMAASIAAGKPIGLGEHAEIDLTAGVRP
- a CDS encoding AsmA family protein, encoding MSWPRRALAAALALVAVGGLVFVAGELSGWRVLAGPAERWLSERVGHRVQLGRDADDESFRLSLWRGIRLQAGHVRVDSSAWPDARALAQADGLRLVARWRDLLAWRPGEPLALRQVSAERLVLHLERRADGRANWTRADAATTAPADPDATGGAPVSVGMLTARQGTLTWLDVPQRADVRVQFALNESSAGSAAPGATPSAQGLQASAEGHYRGLPLRARLQTGTLRPWLDDPDAVADLALQLQAEIGRTRGSFAGALRDPLHGRALLGRFTLDGPSLAAVGQPIGVTLPTTAAFRMNGLLALQGPVWNVVVSRASIGQSLLDGEFRYDSRRLPRPTLAGRLHAKALWLADLGPAIGTGTGTGPVATPVRAPGRVLPDRRFDLPSLRAMDANVLLRLDRLDFGTPALQPVAPLNAHLTLQDGVLRLAELEARLAQGRLSGSLQLDGRQDRALWQADLQGRGLRLAQWLRAVQRPGQPPYADGLISAQLQLRGSGRSTAELLASADGRLGLRWTEGQVSHLLIEAAGLDIAQGLGLLIKGDDSLPVSCGIADLAVRQGRVTPQALVIDTRDSRLWLDGALSLADERLALRAQVQPKDWTPLALRAPLHIDGTLGAPRLSLDKRALAARALPAALLAMVHPLAALIPLFDAGEPGPAQSCAALLAEMRGRGAGPAARPGGADGPAAPTRGGPTGGPTGGPTGGP